A stretch of DNA from Triticum dicoccoides isolate Atlit2015 ecotype Zavitan chromosome 2A, WEW_v2.0, whole genome shotgun sequence:
cactcggtaggacatcatcatatgcgcaatgtgaccaaggagttgatcacgggatgatgtgttatggaacgagtaaagtgacttgccggtaacgagattgaacaaggtattggataccgacgatcgaatctcgggcaagtaaaataccgctagacaaagggaatagtatacgggatcgattgagtccttgacatcgtggttcatccgatgagatcatcgtggaacatgtgggagccaacatgggtatccagatcccgctgttggttattgaccggagaacgtctcggtcatgtctgcatgtctcccgaacccgtagggtctacacacttaaggttcgatgacgctagggttataaaggaagcttgtatgtggttaccaaatgttgttcggagtcccggatgagatcccggacatcatgaggagttccggaatggtccggaggtaaagatttatatataggaagtcctgtttcggccatcgggacaagtttcggggtcatcggtattgtaccgggaccaccggaagggtcccgggggcccaccgggtggggccacctgccccgggggggcacatgggctgtgggggtgcgccttggcctacatgggccaagggcaccagccccaagaggcccatgcccctggggaaaccctaaaggaagagtcccagcaggggaaggcacctcctaggtgccttggggggggaggactcctcccttggccgccgcccccttggagattggatctcctaggggctggcgcacccccccttgggatccctatatatagtggggtaggagggcctcccaaacacaccttatgcctttggtgcagcccctccctctctcccaagttcttctcctctcccgtggtgcttggcgaagccctgcgggattgccacgctcctccaccaccaccacgccattgtgctgctgttggatggagtcttcctcaacctctccctctctccttgctggatcaaggcgtgggagacgtcaccgggctgtacgtgtgttgaacgcggaggtgccgtccgttcggcactaggatcatcggtgatctgaatcacgacgagtacgactccatcaaccccgttcacttgaacgcttccgcttagcgatctacaagggtatgtagatgcactcccctttctactcgttgctggtctctccatagatagatcttggtgttacgtaggaaattttttgaatttctgctacgttccccaacactgaatCAATAACATactccacctgaacagtaggctgcTGAATAGGAGGCTGTTGTTCACTCTCAATAGGAACATTAGTAaatgaaacatcatgtaacatagcagattcattaaagataacatttctgctaataacaaccttctgggtttcaggattctataatttaaaacctttaacaccagacttataaccaagaaagatgcacttaacagccctaggctccaattttccattatcaacatgagcataagcagtgcaaccaaaaactctcaactgtgaataattagcaggtgaaccagaccatacctcaattggagttttcttattaagagcaatagatggtgaacggttaatgagataacaagcagtggaagcggcctcagcccaaaaacgcctatgcaaacctgcattggacaacatgcaatgggctctggaaataatggttctgttcatacgctcagcaacaccgttttgttgaggagtataaggaacggtgtagtgtctgacaatgccttcagacttgcaataattcttaaattgcttagaacagaattccataccattatcagtgcgaagtatttTCACCTTCTTTTCAGTCTGGctttcaatcataatcttccactccttaaatgctgagaatgcttcatatttatgcttcaagaaagaAGGCCAtacttttctcgaataatcatcaataatagtcagcatgtaactagcaccacctagtgacttcttgcgagatggtccccataaatcagaatgcacataatcaagaataccttcggttgtatgagtcgaagtattgaacttcaccctcttgtgtttgccgaagatacaatgctcacaaaatttcagtttaccaggttcatatccatcaagaagacctgtcttatttaactctgccaaaccaagttcactcatatgtccaagacgcatatgccaaaggttagcagcatcacaatcagaattctttgaaataactggagtagcgttacctgaaacggtaaaacctcgaaggtaataaagaccattggtcgaacttaagtcacctttcatcacaacaagggagcctttggtgaccttcaaaacactatctccacctgaatacttgtacccctttgcatcaagggcactaacagagataagatttctcttcatcttcggaatataccgaacatctgtcaaagttctgattatgccatcaaacatcttgattcgaatagaacatatgccttcaatcttgcatgttgaattatcaaaacccaaaacagAACCAAcagaagtagtggaatcaaaagtattaaatcaatctctatgtggacacatatgaaaagtgcatgcagtatcaagtacccactcatcattggtctcatCACATCCAGCAATAATGACAAGAGCATCATcgaactatcatcacgagcaacgttagcagaattttcaccttgtttgttacctttcctcttttccttgttctgcaacttgaaacactctgagatgtcatgcccatctctcttgcaatacctgcaatacttcttgtctctggattgcgaccggcccctgtagccgttcttacttttgcctctgtttccattatgtgagttcttttcctttgtcctgccacgaacagataatccctctgcttgggatgaacttgaaccatcatgaggcaccattagtttcatcttctccttagagttcaaagcttcataaacttcattaagtgtgagagtatcacgactgtataatatggtgtctctaaaattggtataagaacttggcagtaaataaagtaacattaaagcagtatcttcctcttcatacttaacctccattgcagctagatcagaaatgatctctttaaattctgaaatatgattcaaaacattacctccctcgggtaacctgtgcaggaataatttttgtttcagatgcatcttgctggtagatctttagtcatgcaaattccttccagctttaaccatagagcggcggcagCTTTCTCGCTCagaacttcctgcaaaatattattatgcaaatggagttgaatttgtgacaaagccttacaatcaattcttttctcctcagCAGTCCAGTCCTCAATTCAGTTCTTCCCAAAACTATTCAGTGCTACATCATAGTCGGCctgtgccaacaacgcccgcatcttgacttgccatagggtaaatCTTGTGTCACGATCCAGCAGCGGAAAATCGTACTTCATGGATGCCATGAGTCGATAAATTTGTatacacaaagtagtacaagccgTAGAAAAATTCTTGACAGAATTTAATATGCGGAGCAAAAAACTAAAACAGATAGCACCTGGTAGTATGTCTCTGGTAATCGAAGACAAAAAACTTATGTGTAGCTTGACGTGACGAATAGTACTAATAGTAGCTAGCTGATCTTGTACTATTTCTGTAGACTTGAGCCTTGTGATCCCACGTGGAGTAGCAACAGCAACCTTGGTTGATGTAGTAGTGCCTCGGGACTGCAGCTTCAGagacgtgacgatgctgatgctgcTTGATCGGCTGGAGAGTTGATTCCTCTACGGGCCGATCCAGATGCAGCCGTACGAAAACTCTTGACGACTTGGTCAAGAACGACTGCAGCAAACAATCTCAGTCTTGGCGGTGATTTGACGGCTCGGTGGATAGCGCACAGTAGCCGCAGAAAAAACACCGTAGATTGAATTCCGATCGGACTCGGCGGATTGCGCGACGCGGCGGCAGCGCACGCAGACGCAAACCCCAATCTTTCGTCTCAAAACTCGTATCTGAAACctcagctctgataccacttgttagataataacgagataaAAGAGACACGAGAGCACACAGATTTTTACGtgaaaacccttgcgggagaaaaccatggacgcacgaaggcgcaatcactatgaggaggagtattacgagcacgagacgacagaccgtctgagatgcgactacatggggtatataagaggggcaacacataggagtccttgtaggaccagtaaacgagttgtactcgtacgcgtcggtaccaaCACAAAAGCCCACACCGGTTGTACTACATCTAGTCCAACACGGTATAATTTGGATCACAACTTAACACCTTCAAAAGAGTTTTTCAACAAGGGGAGTCTTAGAATTTGGGACCAACATTAGCTACTGTTTTATTAGACAAATATCTGGCTTTGACAATATCTTGCCAAACTCCAGTCTGAGTCTCTAGTTTCCACCACCACTTCACTAGAAGACTTAAGTTTTGTTTCCTCAGATCTTTCACACCCAGACCTCCTTTGTCCTTGGATCTACAAACTCTCTTCCACTTCACGAGGTAGTATCTTTTTTTCTTACTACACCCCTGCCAAAAAACATTGGAGTATACCGGGTCTCTTTGCTGATTATATACGTGTACGAGTGCAATTATTTGATGATTAGCTCACGCTGACCTGATTAGTCATCTCCTTTCCCTACGTGCAGCCCATTTACAATCTCCTTCATGTATTGCTCCTCACGTCGTCTCAAGCAACGTGCTCGCGTGTAGGACGAAAGTAATCAAACCAGCTCCCGCGCAAAACTATATAACCAGCACTGGAACCAACCTCAGGTCAATCCATCTCTCGACACCTCATTTCTCCGACGAGCACGATGAGGACGGCGTTGTCGCTTCTCTCCTTCCTCGCCGTCTCAGTGCTTATCCTCGCCCCCATGGCGATGGCGGACGGCTACAGCCAGCCGCAAGACTACCAGCCGCCGGCCTACAGGAAGCCCGCGGACGGCCTTGCCGCCGGATACTACGGCGAGTCGTGCCCCGACATGGAGGGCATCGTCCAGAGGGCCGTCAAGAAGGCCTTCGCCGCAGACTACACCATCGCCGCGGGCCTCATCCGCCTCTTCTTCCACGACTTTGCCGTCGGGGTATGCAATGCATGCAAGAATTATCATACGATTCATCTCTCTCCTCAGATCATCAATCTGCACCGTGCTAATTGAATTCAAAATGCATGCGTGCGCGCCCGTGGCTTAATTTGATCGATAATCAGGGGTGCGACGCGTCGATCCTGATAGACGCGCCGGGGAGCGAGAAGTACGCCGCGGCGAGCAAGACGCTCCGGGGCTTCGAGCTCATCGAGGCCATCAAGACGGAGCTGGAGGCCAAGTGCCCCAAGaccgtctcctgcgccgacatcctcaccgccgccacccgcgaCGCCAGCAGGGAGGTGGGAGTGAGCTACTGGCCGCTCGTGTACGGCCGCAAGGACGGCCGCCAGTCCCGCAAAGAGGCCGCCGACAAGTACGTGCCCATGGGCCGCGAGAGCGTCACAGACCTCGTCGCCTTCTTCGAGTCCATGGGCCTAAACGTCCGCGACCTCGTCGTCCTCTCCGGCGCGCACACCATCGGCAAGGCCAGCTGTGCCGCCGTGAAGCCGCGTCTGTGCAAGAGCAAGCCGGAGACGCTGGACGGCAAGTACGGCGACTTCCTGAGGCGCAAGTGCCGCCGCGGCGACGCGGAGCACGAGCGAGTGGAGCTTGACGGCGTCAGGCCCACGGCGTTCGATAACGGCTACTACAAGAACCTGGAGCGCAGGATGGGACTCCTGGAGACGGACCAGAAGATGCTCCATGACTCCCGGACCAGGAGCTTCGTCCAGGAAATGGCCCGAGAGCCCGAGGAATTCAAGCGCCAATTCGCCGAGTCCATGCGCTGGCTCGGCAACGTGCAGGTCCTCACCGGCAGCGAGGGCGAGGTTCGATCCAAGTGCTCCGCCGTCAACTACTGATCGATCCACATACGTCGGCGAAACAGCATGCGCATCTCGGTTAATTTCTTGGTTCAGGAGCGAAATGTTGCTTGCCTTTTTGGGTTTATTAATTCACTTGTTTTGGTTAATCTTTTCTAAACTACTTATATACTTATACAGTACTACGTGTTTGTGGTGTAAAGTCATGGCATGTGTCAGACATACTTTTGCCTCCCATTGGTTGGAGCCGATGAATGATCTTTTTCAACGTTTTTTTTCTTTTCGAGACACCCAAATCCATTATAAAAGTTCACTGGAAGCATTCCAAATATAAATATAAATTAACTTGTTTATCATTATTTTCTATAGAACTTCATGGACTGCATGATTTCAATTAGGGTTAATTGGATTTATGCCACTGTAACTTTCACGAGTTGAAGAAATGGCATTACAAAAAGTGAAGTTGGAAATATGCCATTACAACTTTCTCATACCTCTACATATGACATTTTCTTTACTTAAGAGAATATCAGTTCAATAAACGCTTGTATTTCAATGTGTATTTCAGTACTGGGCTGGGGAATCAGTAGCTGCATCGCGCGCCACTCCAGCCGCAGCATGCCCGTCGCGCCCACCTCCATGGCTGCCGCCGACGGAGAAACCACTGGCGGGAATCTCGGCGACCTCTCCATGGCTTCACGTGGATTTAGTTCTACGAGTGGAGAGTGGACAACTTATAAACACAAGCACCTTGCTTGCACACGCACATAAGCTGGCCTTGCCGTGGACAGAGTTTCCCGGCGCGCCGGCGCCGTCGTTGCGGAATGACGCTGCTGATTCCACTTTTCACGCGACGACGCATGCGTCTGCCTTCGGCCACCGCCGCTCCCCTCTAGACGTCGGGCCGCGCACACCTCCCGTCGTCACCGCGCCACCCTCCAGCCGCCGGCGCCGCTCACCTCCAGTCACCGGCCGCGTGCCTCCAGCGGGCGGGCCCCTCCAGACGTCGGGCTGCGCGCGCCTCCTGCCGTCGCCGCGCACACCTCCAGCTGCCAGGCCGCGCACACCTCCAGCGCCCACTCCCCTCCAGACGCCACCCGACGTGTGCGTGTGCATGCGGCCCGAATCAGTTTGGGCCAGCGTATAAAGGTATGTGAATGTATACGGGAGATATAAAAGGCGGTATATGGACGGGTATCGAAGACAATGGAAAATGTAGATGTATGAAAAAGTTGCAGTGGCATATTCCCAACTTCGGCTTTTGTAATGGCATTCTTCCAACTCGTGAAAGTTGCAGTGACATGAATCCAATTAACCCTTTCAATTAAGGAGCCCTTTACCGGATGACTAGTGATAGGCGGCGTCGGTTGATCCATCGGAAGTCACTATGGTCTTCTTATGTGAGGTCGAGTTCGTCTAATCCGTGCTTCTCATCCTGGAAAAAATCCTCCTTATCTTCTCCTTTATGTCTTGTCACTCCCAGTCTCCCACACATGGCATGGTTTGCTCCGCTCGCAACTCCACTGTTCGGTAATGAGGACATGACACCTGGGCATACCAGGTAGGCAGGCATTGGATCAACCATGTCATCTACCAAGGTGTTGAGTCGGCCATTCGAGCGCATGCACCAGCCAGGAACCGCACCAACCTCAGAGACAAGGAAGCAGAAAGCTACCTGCATGTTTTGTTCGACCAAGGGGCGTAAACCCAAAATTATTCCGATCAGGGCCATGTAGCCCTAGCTCCGCAGAGTATATAAGGCGAGCTAGGGCCCTCTCGGACCAGGATGACATTCTAGAGCCATTTTTTAAGAAAGGGCTTATGGAAAAAGCTGGCTCCCCAGCTTTTTTCATAAGCCCTCTCTTAAAAAATATGCCGCCTCTAAATTT
This window harbors:
- the LOC119354361 gene encoding peroxidase 7-like, whose product is MRTALSLLSFLAVSVLILAPMAMADGYSQPQDYQPPAYRKPADGLAAGYYGESCPDMEGIVQRAVKKAFAADYTIAAGLIRLFFHDFAVGGCDASILIDAPGSEKYAAASKTLRGFELIEAIKTELEAKCPKTVSCADILTAATRDASREVGVSYWPLVYGRKDGRQSRKEAADKYVPMGRESVTDLVAFFESMGLNVRDLVVLSGAHTIGKASCAAVKPRLCKSKPETLDGKYGDFLRRKCRRGDAEHERVELDGVRPTAFDNGYYKNLERRMGLLETDQKMLHDSRTRSFVQEMAREPEEFKRQFAESMRWLGNVQVLTGSEGEVRSKCSAVNY